The proteins below are encoded in one region of Rhododendron vialii isolate Sample 1 chromosome 7a, ASM3025357v1:
- the LOC131331771 gene encoding pentatricopeptide repeat-containing protein At5g04780, mitochondrial-like has translation MNAIKWTMKPRQLFSLQKNPLPQLLYRPFKRFIQTSPEYSFDQNTTPKSHLIEKSNNFKPTTSISYSKLLSNCCQTKSLITGLQSHARITRIGLSNDTNLRNHLVNLYSKCGAFGYARKLIDECPEPDLVSCSALVSGYARNGFGEEALLAFREMHLLGLRCNEFTLPSVLKACSIIKGLMLGKQVHGLVMVTGFESDVFVANTLVVMYAKCGALEDSRRLFDLMPERNVVSWNALFSCYVQSDIFEEALGLFREMILSGIRPDEYSLSCILNACTGMGDINQGKRIHGDLIKWGYDSDPFSANALVDMYAKGGDLQDSMAVFEGIGKPDIVSWNAIIAGCVLHEYHDWALKFFRRMKNSGTCPNMFTLSSALKACAGLGLEKLGRQLHLVLLNMNIKSDLFVSVGLIDMYCKSGLLEEAKAVNWLMPQKDLVALNAMISGLSQNGEEIEALYLCSDMYKEGIGLNETTVCAILNSTASLRAVNICKQVHALSVKSGLQSDVYVSNSLIDSYGKCENVEDAYKVFEECPFGDLASFTSMIASYAQCGKGEEALKLYIRMQDMELKPDPFVCSSILNACANLSAYEQGKQIHVHILKFGFMSDGFAGNSLVNMYAKCGSVDDAGRAFSEIRDRGIVLWSAMIGGLAQHGHGKEALNLFTEMLKNGISPNHVTLVSVLYACNHAGLVTEAKKYFESMKESFGIEQTQEHYACMIDLLGRAGKLDEAMDLVNKMPFEANASVWGALLGAARIHKNVELGRRASEMLFTLQPEKSGTHVLLANIYASNGMWEHVAKVRRRMKESNVKKEPGISWMEVRDKVHTFIVGDRSHSRSGEIYAKLDELRDLMNKAGYVPMVEIDLHDVEESEKELLLFHHSEKLAVAFGLIATPPGAPIRIKKNLRVCLDCHTTFKFICKIVSREIVVRDVNRFHHFRDGSCSCGDYW, from the coding sequence ATGAATGCTATCAAATGGACCATGAAACCTCGTCAGTTATTTTCCCTTCAAAAGAACCCGCTCCCCCAACTACTTTACCGTCCCTTTAAACGCTTCATCCAAACCTCACCTGAGTATTCCTTTGACCAAAACACCACACCCAAGTCACACTTAATTGAAAAAAGCAACAACTTCAAACCCACCACGTCCATTTCCTACTCAAAGCTGCTATCAAACTGCTGCCAAACCAAGTCTCTTATTACAGGTCTACAATCCCATGCCCGCATTACCCGGATCGGGTTATCAAACGACACGAACCTGCGAAACCATTTGGTTAATTTGTACTCCAAGTGTGGGGCTTTTGGGTATGCACGTAAACTGATCGACGAATGTCCTGAACCAGATTTGGTCTCTTGTTCTGCTTTGGTATCTGGGTATGCTCGGAATGGGTTTGGCGAGGAAGCCCTATTGGCTTTCCGCGAAATGCACTTGTTGGGTCTTCGGTGTAATGAGTTCACTCTCCCGAGCGTGCTCAAGGCATGCTCAATCATAAAGGGTTTGATGCTAGGGAAGCAAGTTCATGGGCTTGTGATGGTAACAGGGTTCGAGTCGGATGTTTTCGTCGCGAATACTTTGGTTGTGATGTATGCGAAATGTGGTGCACTAGAGGATTCAAGGAGATTGTTCGATTTGATGCCGGAAAGAAACGTTGTTTCTTGGAACGCATTGTTTTCTTGTTACGTGCAGAGTGATATATTTGAGGAAGCATTGGGTTTGTTTCGAGAAATGATCTTAAGTGGAATAAGACCAGATGAGTATAGTTTGTCATGTATATTGAATGCTTGTACAGGGATGGGGGATATCAATCAAGGGAAAAGAATTCATGGGGATTTGATAAAATGGGGGTATGATTCTGATCCATTCTCTGCAAATGCACTTGTTGACATGTATGCAAAAGGTGGAGATCTTCAAGACTCAATGGCTGTTTTTGAAGGAATTGGAAAGCCTGATATTGTCAGTTGGAATGCTATTATTGCTGGTTGTGTTCTTCATGAGTACCATGATTGGGCTTTAAAATTCTTTAGGCGAATGAAAAATTCAGGAACTTGCCCAAATATGTTCACCTTGTCGAGCGCTCTAAAAGCCTGTGCTGGATTAGGACTCGAAAAGTTGGGTAGACAGTTGCACTTAGTTTTGCTAAATATGAATATTAAATCGGATCTATTTGTGAGTGTTGGCCTTATCGACATGTATTGCAAATCTGGTTTGTTGGAGGAAGCAAAGGCGGTTAATTGGCTGATGCCACAAAAGGACTTGGTAGCATTGAATGCCATGATATCTGGACTGTCACAAAACGGGGAAGAGATAGAAGCTCTTTACCTTTGTAGTGATATGTATAAGGAAGGAATAGGATTGAACGAGACAACTGTGTGTGCAATCCTCAACTCCACAGCTAGCTTGCGAGCTGTCAACATTTGCAAACAAGTTCATGCACTTTCTGTAAAATCAGGTCTTCAATCTGACGTCTATGTTTCAAACAGCCTCATTGATTCGTACGGGAAGTGTGAAAATGTAGAAGACGCATATAAAGTTTTTGAAGAGTGCCCATTTGGTGATTTGGCATCTTTTACTTCGATGATTGCATCTTATGCTCAATGTGGAAAAGGAGAAGAAGCTCTAAAGCTTTATATCAGGATGCAAGATATGGAGCTTAAGCCAGATCCATTTGTTTGTAGCTCCATTCTTAATGCCTGTGCTAATCTATCTGCTTATGAACAAGGGAAACAAATTCATGTCCACATCTTAAAATTCGGATTCATGTCAGATGGTTTTGCGGGAAATTCTCTTGTCAATATGTATGCCAAGTGTGGAAGTGTAGATGATGCTGGTCGAGCTTTTTCAGAGATACGCGATAGAGGCATTGTCTTGTGGTCTGCTATGATTGGTGGACTCGCTCAACATGGGCATGGAAAAGAAGCTCTCAATTTGTTCACTGAGATGCTTAAAAATGGCATCTCCCCAAATCATGTAACTTTAGTTAGTGTCCTCTATGCATGCAATCATGCTGGCTTGGTAACCGAAGCAAAAAAATACTTCGAGTCAATGAAAGAGTCGTTTGGGATTGAACAAACGCAAGAGCATTATGCTTGCATGATTGATCTACTTGGTCGAGCTGGAAAATTGGACGAGGCAATGGATCTTGTGAATAAGATGCCATTTGAAGCCAATGCTTCTGTTTGGGGGGCTTTACTTGGTGCGGCGAGGATTCATAAAAATGTTGAGCTTGGTCGACGTGCTTCTGAGATGCTTTTCACACTCCAACCAGAAAAATCCGGCACTCATGTTCTTTTGGCAAATATTTATGCATCGAATGGAATGTGGGAACACGTGGCAAAGGTGAGAAGACGTATGAAAGAGAGCAATGTGAAAAAGGAACCAGGGATAAGTTGGATGGAGGTGAGAGACAAAGTACACACGTTTATTGTCGGAGATAGGAGCCATTCTAGAAGTGGAGAGATATATGCAAAGCTTGATGAGCTGAGGGATCTGATGAATAAAGCTGGGTATGTTCCTATGGTAGAGATTGACCTCCACGATGTTGAAGAAAGTGAGAaggagcttcttctttttcaccacaGTGAGAAACTTGCTGTGGCTTTTGGGCTAATTGCCACTCCGCCAGGAGCTCCCATTAGGATTAAGAAGAATCTTCGAGTCTGCTTGGATTGCCATACCACATTCAAGTTCATTTGTAAAATTGTTTCGAGGGAAATTGTCGTTAGGGACGTAAATCGGTTCCACCATTTCAGAGATGGCTCATGTTCTTGTGGGGATTATTGGTAG